Proteins from one Rosa chinensis cultivar Old Blush chromosome 7, RchiOBHm-V2, whole genome shotgun sequence genomic window:
- the LOC112177972 gene encoding uncharacterized protein LOC112177972 produces the protein MAEKNQQMFASANGYSRKDEESATLQSEDELKRQKRIKLAMYIGGFIMFQIIVMTVFGLTVMKVKTPKVRLGAINVQSLNSVPATPSFDTTFTTQIRVKNTNWGPYKFDASTAMFMYQGLAVGQVSIPKSKAGMRSTKKIDVTVSLNSNVLPSSNLGSDLNGGILTLSSQAKLTGKVELMFIMKKKKSTNMDCTIAFDLSSKAVQTLQCK, from the coding sequence atggcCGAGAAGAACCAACAGATGTTTGCATCAGCAAATGGCTACTCCAGAAAGGATGAAGAATCTGCCACCTTGCAATCCGAAGATGAGCTCAAACGCCAAAAGAGAATCAAATTGGCTATGTATATTGGTGGTTTCATTATGTTTCAGATCATAGTGATGACCGTATTTGGTCTCACTGTGATGAAAGTTAAGACCCCAAAAGTCAGGTTAGGTGCCATCAACGTCCAAAGCCTCAACTCTGTCCCTGCCACACCTTCATTTGACACAACCTTCACAACCCAAATCAGGGTCAAGAACACAAACTGGGGACCTTATAAGTTCGATGCAAGCACTGCAATGTTCATGTACCAAGGCTTGGCTGTGGGGCAAGTTAGTATTCCTAAGAGCAAGGCTGGCATGCGTTCCACCAAAAAGATTGATGTCACAGTGAGTTTGAATTCCAATGTATTGCCAAGCTCAAATCTCGGAAGTGATTTGAATGGTGGGATCTTGACCCTCAGCAGCCAAGCTAAATTGACCGGAAAGGTTGAACTCATGTTCatcatgaagaaaaagaagtcgACTAATATGGACTGTACCATAGCATTTGATCTGTCCTCCAAGGCGGTCCAAACTTTACAATGCAAGTGA
- the LOC112177973 gene encoding uncharacterized protein LOC112177973 has translation MAEKTHQAYPLAPANGYTRSDGESLSEDELKRKKRIKCFAYIGIFIVFQIAVMTVFGLTVMKVKTPKVRLGTSTLRDFTSSTTAPSFSTTFNTQIRVKNTNWGPYKFDQGIVTFMYQGTPVGTVVVPKGKAGMRGTKKINVIVSLNTAALPSSSTLSSELSGGVLTLTSEAKLTGKVELMLIMKKKKSASMNCTIQIDVSGQTVKSLECK, from the coding sequence atggCTGAGAAGACACACCAGGCTTATCCTTTGGCTCCGGCAAATGGTTACACAAGAAGCGATGGGGAGTCTTTGTCCGAGGACGAGCTCAAGCGCAAGAAGAGAATCAAGTGTTTTGCTTATATTGGTATTTTCATTGTGTTCCAGATTGCAGTCATGACTGTCTTTGGTCTCACTGTGATGAAAGTCAAGACCCCCAAGGTTAGACTCGGCACAAGCACCCTCAGAGACTTCACCTCTTCCACTACAGCACCTTCGTTCAGCACAACCTTCAACACCCAAATCAGGGTCAAGAACACCAACTGGGGTCCTTACAAGTTCGACCAAGGTATCGTGACATTCATGTACCAGGGTACACCTGTGGGGACAGTCGTTGTACCCAAGGGCAAAGCTGGGATGCGTGGCACCAAGAAGATCAACGTGATTGTGAGCTTGAACACTGCTGCATTGCCCAGCAGTTCTACTCTCAGCAGCGAATTGAGCGGTGGGGTGTTGACGCTGACCAGCGAAGCAAAATTGACCGGAAAGGTGGAGTTGATGTTGatcatgaagaagaaaaagtcagctagTATGAACTGCACCATACAAATTGATGTGTCCGGACAGACAGTCAAAAGCTTAGAATGCAAGTGA
- the LOC112177974 gene encoding protein FAR-RED IMPAIRED RESPONSE 1-like: protein MESDEENRVSRCFWADSISRRAYSFYGDTIIFACAFLNDETADTFVWLFKEFLNAMPGDAPENAPKMIITDQDPAMTKAISEALPQTFHRYYSWHILNKFSEKLDAIKYQDSYQDFHSCIWNSSSREEFDSRWIEIIEKSGLSYNKWLESIYEIRSSWIPAYVNHVFSAGISSSQRAESQHSFFKNYVSKWNSLVEFMVQFKRGLLHQRHSELEEDNINIDEKAKTVMSP from the exons ATGGAGTCAGATGAGGAAAACAGAGTATCACGGTGCTTTTGGGCTGACTCAATTTCAAGACGAGCTTACAGCTTTTATGGAGAT ACAATCATCTTTGCTTGTGCATTCTTGAATGATGAGACAGCCGATACTTTTGTTTGgttattcaaggaatttctaaATGCTATGCCAGGAGATGCACCAGAAAATGCCCCCAAGATGATCATTACCGACCAAGATCCTGCTATGACTAAAGCCATTTCAGAAGCACTCCCACAAACATTTCATAGATATTACAGTTGGCACATTCTTAATAAATTTTCTGAGAAGCTAGATGCGATTAAGTATCAAGATTCCTACCAAGACTTTCATAGCTGCATATGGAATTCAAGTAGTagagaggagtttgactcaaGATGGATTGAAATTATTGAGAAGAGTGGGTTGAGTTATAACAAGTGGCTAGAAAGTATTTACGAAATTCGTTCATCATGGATACCAGCATATGTCAATCATGTTTTCTCAGCTGGAATTTCAAGTAGTCAAAGAGCAGAGAGTCAACATTCTTTCTTCAAGAATTATGTTTCTAAGTGGAATTCATTGGTGGAATTTATGGTTCAGTTTAAGAGGGGACTTCTTCACCAACGCCATTCTGAGCTAGAGGAGGATAATATTAATATTGATGAGAAGGCAAAAACTGTCATGTCCCCTTGA